From Anthonomus grandis grandis chromosome 21, icAntGran1.3, whole genome shotgun sequence, one genomic window encodes:
- the LOC126748096 gene encoding uncharacterized protein LOC126748096 produces MEVENSNNAVRCSKKEANIYQLDEFLEDEDEEPLNPGGQETLLNKNNLENICFAPGEGKTPIHLMQDKYSDELSFPSLYCGKMKQFFIKYSYSDEIKIQLQHKDRRFARTDYLLYTFKKSQIILLTKAVYTCLRKKKNESGKYTAGQVIQPDFIEQLVKNDDGYHFLNKIKGSPAYWKQEKTKLMCMIRQFGIPTLFITISAAETAWPELIVILAKVIDGKEISLEEANTLSYLEKTCLIRTDPITCARYFYHRFKLLFKHLKSDSGPFKQHPIVHFYYRVEFHHRGSPHIHGLLWLADAPKFDETAESFKECCQFADKFITCQGDLESVSEIIQFNTHHHSKSCKKDIKGYEVSKYILMD; encoded by the coding sequence ATGGAAGTCGAAAATTCAAATAATGCTGTAAGGTGTAGTAAAAAAGAGGCCAATATCTATCAGTTGGATGAATTTCTAGAAGATGAGGATGAAGAACCATTGAATCCTGGTGGACAAGAAACTTTACTAAACAAGAATAATCTAGAAAATATCTGTTTTGCCCCTGGGGAAGGAAAAACTCCAATCCATTTAATGCAGGACAAGTACAGTGATGAACTTTCCTTTCCAAGTCTATATTGTGGGAaaatgaaacaattttttattaagtatagcTACTcagatgaaattaaaatacaacTTCAGCACAAAGACAGGAGATTTGCAAGGACAGATTATCTTTTATACACATTTAAAAAGagccaaataattttattaacaaaagctGTGTATACATGCCTTAGGAAGAAGAAAAATGAAAGTGGAAAATATACAGCTGGACAAGTCATACAACCCGATTTTATCGAGCAACTTGTAAAAAATGATGATGGctatcattttcttaataaaataaaaggttcCCCCGCATACTGGAAACAAGAGAAAACAAAACTAATGTGTATGATTCGACAGTTTGGAATTCCAACATTATTCATAACCATTTCCGCAGCTGAAACAGCATGGCCTgaattaattgtaatattagCCAAGGTTATTGATGGTAAAGAAATTTCACTTGAAGAAGCTAATACCCTCTCTTATTTGGAAAAGACCTGTTTAATCAGAACCGACCCTATAACGTGTGCTCGATATTTTTACCATAGATTTAAGTTGTTATTTAAACACCTGAAGAGTGATAGTGGACCATTTAAGCAACACCCAATAGTGCATTTTTACTATCGAGTAGAATTTCATCATCGTGGATCACCCCATATCCATGGATTACTGTGGTTAGCAGATGCCCCTAAATTTGATGAAACCGCTGAAAGTTTCAAAGAATGCTGCCAGTTTGCCGACAAGTTCATCACTTGCCAGGGAGATCTAGAGAGTGTCAGTGAAATAATCCAATTCAACACTCATCATCATTCAAAATCTTGCAAGAAAGATATAAAGGGATATGAGGTTAGTAAATATATCTTAATGgattaa